The sequence TTCCATAAATGCTtctaaattgatttatgcattttatgccaggtcatatatgtgtgtgtgtgtgtgtgtgtgtgtgtgtgtgttctaaAGTGCTAATAGATGGTTGAGTTGAGATTATATCATAGTATATCCATATGCATGTTATCTACAATTAATTAttgcgaactacgaatggcttgatccctgtttggggtatgtaggcagtctagcaagacgttagatgcagccatataggaaatgagattaaataatcaAGACAATAAccttgtttaaggaattgagcgaTGTGAGGGATATTGGTGAAAAATGTGCATTTTAACTTTATGTTTTGGTGATTAATAGTTAATACACCGTATTATATAATTGGAAAtattatgaaatgttttaattttagattttatcatggcatatccatacGTATATTCCTTgcgcataattattgtgaacactCTGAAGCGAACACAATTGTACAGGTTGCATATGAATAGTACATGTGTATTAGATGCatttaaagctcataaacctgcaccccaaaTGATTGTGATTTAACCAGAGATATaatacatgcctgtttataatgtcacctcccgcaccctatactcacattggatccaatttaagtgcacagtcttgtcgtacagaccaccataggtggttccgactcgtaggtgattaGCGATTTATCACATGGCTATCTTAAGTgcgtagcattgagcataattatattacacccagtcttgttgtacagacctttTCAATGGTTTcgacttgtgtgcagtgtagtgccataTACGTCAATTATAGTAACTCCGGcttatgtgctagcaatgattgatgagctatgatttcagtcgtacaggtcactacaggtgactccggcttatgtGTTAgcaatgattgatgagatatgtgatgagatatggataagtcgtacatgtcattATAGATGACTTCGACTTACGAGTTAGCAtacgtgatgaatatgtgatgagctagcatacgtgatgaatatgtgatgagctagaatatgatgaatatgtgatgaaaatgtgatgagctagcatacatgatgaatatgtgatgagttagcatatgtaatgaatacgTGGCGAGCTAGcctatgtgatgaaatatgtgatgaactagtatatgtgatgagatatggataaatcgtacaggtcaccctaggtgacttcgacttgcGTACTAGTATAAGTTATTAATCGTATGATTATTTGACATTATTGATGAGATGCTGTGTGTGGTATACtatgatttttctggaaattatacaaGTGTTGTAGCGAGggattataatgttttatatgttttatattagtaTTTTACTTACAGGGTCACTCacccttgtcttgtcttcaccctctaGGTTTTATTAGCTGCGTTTTCTTATCACCAAAGActcgtggcgattcttagtattggagactatttcgagggtacgattcttaattcacttttctgtacttgcttatggtttaacgtcacgtgtgaagtggaatcattcccgctcaccagtgcactctggtatttaggcactcttaggtttaaatttattcataattttccacatcatcacactttatggcttcgtcacattccaggtgtcggccaacacagcttgattcggagtcctagtggacatttcgggtcggggtgtgtcatctaTTCTTGTTGTCATTGCTGGAGATTTAATCCAAGTTTGTATGTAAAATTCAATGTTACAGCCAAGCATGAAGGCAGCGCATAAACGTGCTATATATAAAAGTTTTGTTTACATCTTCGCTTTCGTAAAAAGCATAAAATAACTTTCATTTAGTATTACGATctagtagtattcatcttcacttgtaagtgaaaggtcttagattcgattctcgccgccaaatgcgaatttgaactatattattgctagcccattgcgaggctaagcccacccctttatccttagtgtagataatactatttgttaaaaaaaaaaagcataaaataaggaaagtgttattgacactctaaaaatctcattctatactcctcacaagtgtatttttctttcctactatagaaagtttggagtgtaaaatgagatttttgaagtgctaataacaattccctaaaatAACTACAATTATTAGACCCTAGTATATAAAAGGGGAAAGGGGTCATCGCTGAATCTTTTTCCTTGTGATCCTAGGGATCTCGTGATCGGGACCATTTATCGGACATCGTACGgtaagaaatcattttaaattttaaaattaaatataaataatatctaaATAAAACTAACCGTACGATGGACAATCCCGATCACGGAATCCCTAAGATCCGAGAAGGTTCTTCAATCATGCAGCTGCAATGAATATATGGGGTCGCCGAATCCTTTTCCTATATAAGGTTCTTCAATGATGCAGCTACAATGAATATATGGGGTAACATATTAATGATCTGCGTCGGGTGTCCCATATATTGGTCATGATGCACAACCACGCTACCAAAACAAGCAAGCAAACGTTTGAGGTTGGCGGGCCTATCATTTATTACAGGGCATCTTAACGAAATATTTCTGGTAgtattcacttttaacgaaaatgatatttttactttGAAAAGTCATTCCTGGTACTATTCCCTTACACTTttattttgtcactttcattaaaactaaagttttttagggcttttcgttagtttttcttttattcttttatatgaTGCTGAGAATACCGTATACTCATATAGTTTCAAAACTCAGAGTTGGTGTAGGATAGtggtactttaaaaaaaaaaatcagtttattaaaaaattggaaCATTAAATGTGTTcggtaaaattaaaaaaaaaaaattgtttttaaaaaacAGTTGTCAATGACAATAAAAAAAGGCATAGAAAAATAGAAGTATAGTCTACCATGCTtctaaaaaagtttttttttttttttcaaagcatagtgaACAATGcctatttaatgaaattttcaaacaacAAGTATACTTCtgcatattttacaaaattacaataattGTTCCTGCATTATTTTATTTGGCAATTATTATGTCATATTTAGTAGCATATTTTTTAAGTCATTCATATTCAGAgcaattttatataaaagtttatcaaaacACTCTCgacattggttttttttttcgttaaaagaatttttacaaaaaaaaaataaaaccaaatacTCGATAACTTTGTTTTACAGTTGCTTATTCACACAGCAGAgtagaaataattttttttttaaattacagcaataccaaactagttCTTAGAACAATAATAATATGGGTAATTTTGAGATAGTACTAAACCACATAcagacatttatttattttttaattacgaACAATATTCTACACTAATGGACGAAAGAGTTCTAAATTACATACTCTCGCATCTAGTTTTTTCTTAGTAGAACTTGATTCACtaaattgtctaattttttgtatGAAGAACCATTTGGCCCAGTAGCTTCTTTTGCAAGTTTCTTCCACTCCATGAGCTTATTTTTCAACTTCTTACCCTTCTCTCCCTCCATTAACTCCTTGACAAGCTTCTCTACTTCATCCCTCTTCACATCATTACTAATCTCCATCCCAATGCCCCATTCATTACAAGTATAGTGGCAGTTCATTTGCTGGTCGCCAAAGGATGGCCAACAGAGCATAGGCACTCCTATGGTCATGCTCTCAATTGTTGAATTCCAACCGCTGTGAGTTAAAAATCCTCCTACTGATGGATGGTTCAGATATCCATTTGTCAAACAGCTCTCATCTACAACAAGAAAATTTCATTTGCATGTTTAGAAAATAAGCAAGAGTTAACCACAAATTAAGCAATTGCTTcaacatttatatatatttcaccTTCGAGTGGTGCAAGTCCTTTTTGAACCAAAGTGCGAAATTGCATAAAGCCCATGAAGCCGAACGCAGCAAAAGTGTAAAGCAGCACTGAAGGGACTCCAATCTCTTGTGCAGCTGTGATTGTGAATGGGGACATGAAACCATCTGAAACTATGCAAGTCACTGGTGGATTGTTGGATGTTGATATGGCATGGTTGAGTTTATTGAGGAGGCCACGAAAGGGAGCCAAGAAATTCTGTTTTCTGACAGAGTCAGCAAGCAAAGTGAGATCTTGGGTGGCATCTTCATCTGAATCTGGAAGGCCATCTGGGACGGCTTCGAACCGGAAATCAGGCATGCCATCTAGGGAGTCAGGTCCTAGAGATTTAAGAAACCGCTTGTGATTGAACTCCGTGTTGACAAAGGTAATATGAAAACCTCTACTGTGCAGGAGTTTTGCGAATTTAAGCATTGCCTTGATATGGCTTTGAGTCGGAACTGGAATGCAAACAGTGTGAGGCTTAGTAACTACTGTTGTGGCATTTTAGATTATGTGTTTGCATTGCAgtaactccgccgtgtaagtttatcttacattgccggt is a genomic window of Malus domestica chromosome 09, GDT2T_hap1 containing:
- the LOC139198527 gene encoding 7-deoxyloganetin glucosyltransferase-like, which encodes MLKFAKLLHSRGFHITFVNTEFNHKRFLKSLGPDSLDGMPDFRFEAVPDGLPDSDEDATQDLTLLADSVRKQNFLAPFRGLLNKLNHAISTSNNPPVTCIVSDGFMSPFTITAAQEIGVPSVLLYTFAAFGFMGFMQFRTLVQKGLAPLEDESCLTNGYLNHPSVGGFLTHSGWNSTIESMTIGVPMLCWPSFGDQQMNCHYTCNEWGIGMEISNDVKRDEVEKLVKELMEGEKGKKLKNKLMEWKKLAKEATGPNGSSYKKLDNLVNQVLLRKN